CGAACTTACCGAAGCAATTTTAAAGGCAATTCAACAAAAAAGTAAAGCAAAAAGTAATGAAGTTTTAGTAGATGTTGCGAGTAATTTCTACAAAAACAAAGTACATAATAAAATCGTTGTAAAGACTTTAGAGGCGCAACATATTTTAAATTTTGAAGATATTGTTTTTTGTAAATCTGAAGGAAACTATACCACTTTTCATCTTGAAAATGAGCAAGTATTGGTGTCTAAATCCATGAAAAAATTACAGCCACTTTTAGATGATACTATCTTCTTAAAATGTCATCAATCTTATCTTGTAAATACTTCATATGTTACTAAATACCTAAACGAAGGTTTCTTAGTAACTAAATATGGAGATCAGATTCCTGTTGCAACCCGAAGG
This genomic window from Tenacibaculum sp. 190524A05c contains:
- a CDS encoding LytTR family DNA-binding domain-containing protein, which encodes MLRGLLIEDEQHVREELQQLIGKNFANEVSIVGEATSVKEGVKAILTHQPDLVFLDVDLGDGSSFEILSMLPEINFEIIFVTGYDSHAIKAIKLGALDYLLKPIDEDELTEAILKAIQQKSKAKSNEVLVDVASNFYKNKVHNKIVVKTLEAQHILNFEDIVFCKSEGNYTTFHLENEQVLVSKSMKKLQPLLDDTIFLKCHQSYLVNTSYVTKYLNEGFLVTKYGDQIPVATRRKDEVLGLLF